From a single Adhaeribacter swui genomic region:
- a CDS encoding TonB-dependent receptor, which yields MKNRFRISGLTLTVGLLLASPTVWAQKTTGKLEDAEIVVEKSRVNELPEASRNFEKFKVTPPEKKIKPLSYKFTDYKLAQQDINLNMRVLTIKQEDQLPIPGNYLKLGYGNYGTPYLKGYFHNNRDEQYSYGADISHISSSKGPVENSGVSNTSINLNGESYADALTIGGKFSYGRDRYNFYGYSPRVEGIKEDSIKQLFNRVAVQGYLNNKNSESPLQYQAGIGVSIFRDNFAARESNVAINLGAGYAISAMSRFNVAAEFSGISYQDSVKTNRGFFKLKPTYDVDGERFDYSLGVNIAYTNDEVNDARKMNIYPVLKIAYEVADDKLVLFGGLTGDLQRTSLYQLTQENPFLNSNLQIADVNKALDVHGGITGNVSKNLSFTARVSYLSYRNLYFFNNAVSDSSRFDLIYDPDNTNVLNFFGELVYKQAEKLRLGVRTEYNKYKTADLEKPFHRPATQATFFGSYNIYNKLFFNGELYYISSSYGRINRPTLGNTELNQVLKQTNNIVDFNLKADYRFTNKFSTFVMLNNILNKKYERFVNYPNKGLNVIGGISYSF from the coding sequence ATGAAAAATAGATTTAGAATATCCGGTTTAACCTTAACCGTCGGTTTATTATTGGCTAGCCCTACAGTTTGGGCCCAAAAAACTACGGGTAAACTGGAGGATGCCGAAATTGTGGTGGAAAAAAGCCGAGTGAATGAATTGCCGGAGGCAAGCCGTAATTTTGAAAAATTTAAAGTTACACCTCCCGAAAAAAAGATTAAGCCTTTAAGTTATAAGTTTACCGACTATAAACTGGCGCAACAGGATATTAACCTGAACATGCGGGTTTTAACCATTAAGCAAGAAGACCAGCTACCTATTCCGGGTAATTATTTAAAATTAGGTTACGGCAATTACGGTACCCCTTACCTGAAAGGCTATTTCCATAATAACCGCGACGAACAATATTCTTACGGCGCCGATATTTCGCATATTTCTTCTTCTAAAGGTCCCGTCGAAAATTCGGGGGTAAGTAATACCAGCATTAATTTAAACGGCGAATCTTACGCCGATGCATTAACCATTGGGGGTAAGTTTTCTTACGGTCGGGACAGGTATAATTTTTACGGTTACTCGCCACGGGTAGAAGGTATTAAAGAAGATTCTATCAAGCAACTATTTAACCGGGTTGCTGTTCAGGGGTATTTAAATAACAAAAACAGCGAGAGCCCATTGCAGTACCAGGCGGGTATCGGCGTTTCTATTTTCCGGGATAATTTCGCGGCGAGGGAAAGTAATGTAGCCATCAATTTAGGCGCGGGCTATGCCATTTCTGCCATGTCGCGGTTTAACGTTGCCGCCGAATTTTCCGGCATATCGTACCAGGACTCCGTAAAAACCAACCGCGGATTTTTTAAATTAAAACCAACCTACGACGTAGACGGCGAACGCTTTGATTATAGTTTGGGGGTAAACATTGCCTATACCAACGACGAAGTAAACGATGCGCGCAAAATGAATATTTATCCGGTACTTAAAATTGCCTACGAAGTAGCCGACGATAAACTGGTATTATTTGGCGGGTTAACCGGCGATCTGCAACGTACTTCTTTGTATCAGCTTACCCAGGAAAACCCATTCTTAAATAGCAATCTGCAAATAGCAGACGTAAACAAAGCGTTGGATGTACATGGCGGTATTACCGGTAACGTTAGTAAAAACTTGAGCTTTACGGCCCGGGTTTCTTATTTGAGCTACCGCAATTTATATTTCTTTAACAATGCCGTGTCAGATTCCAGCCGTTTCGATTTAATTTATGATCCGGATAATACCAACGTTTTAAATTTTTTTGGTGAGTTAGTTTATAAACAGGCTGAGAAATTGCGATTGGGTGTCCGGACAGAATATAACAAGTATAAAACCGCTGATTTAGAGAAGCCTTTTCACCGGCCGGCTACCCAGGCTACCTTCTTTGGATCTTATAATATCTACAACAAGCTCTTCTTTAACGGCGAACTTTACTATATTAGCAGTTCGTACGGCCGTATTAACCGACCTACTTTAGGGAATACCGAATTAAACCAGGTGCTAAAGCAAACCAACAACATTGTTGATTTTAATTTAAAGGCAGATTACCGTTTTACAAATAAATTTTCAACTTTTGTAATGCTCAACAATATTCTGAATAAGAAATATGAGCGATTTGTAAATTATCCGAACAAAGGCCTGAATGTTATAGGTGGTATTTCTTACTCTTTCTAA
- a CDS encoding HU domain-containing protein — MVLEHIRKLLFEHDCVIMPDFGGLITHYEPAKIHPVRHTFSPPAKRVAFNEKLKINDGLLISTLAYDQKLSPDEAQQQVSQFVQELQRELNYNKRFDLKGIGIFRLNEESKVVFEYIENENFLQDSFGLPELLSKPVIASEPVILRTLLKDQKEPAQKGFRNTIRRYYRAATALVIGGVVVTGLYLLSVQTDYNVSAINPITLFQSDSAEGFATVNPERADNPIAKNQVTVEVQPLDELEAEEIGDLAADSSILITSADLDKNLKNESAADEVTSESSFSGKEAEAGKKSFNVANPKKLTIAPGEAVLISAKANPVKTNPAKPATPKPVAGSPAVVRTKPTPSTEKKEIKRNFSAEEINAALSAGKTRINPESTNTKTAAGALHVTHDKEVTATNKAATGENASSGKSTTIKPSAERFYVIVNGYSTYEGAERNRQILAKKGRPGQVLAPAGDGKLYRIAIAEYKTREQALQNLPELKNKYGNTIWILKR, encoded by the coding sequence ATGGTATTAGAACATATTCGAAAATTATTGTTTGAGCATGATTGCGTGATTATGCCCGATTTTGGGGGGCTGATTACGCATTATGAACCGGCTAAAATTCATCCGGTGCGGCATACGTTTTCGCCACCGGCCAAGCGCGTGGCTTTTAACGAAAAACTTAAAATTAACGATGGCCTGCTTATTAGCACGCTAGCTTACGATCAAAAACTAAGCCCTGACGAAGCACAGCAACAAGTTTCTCAGTTTGTGCAGGAATTGCAGCGGGAGTTGAATTACAATAAACGCTTTGATTTAAAAGGTATTGGCATTTTCCGGTTAAACGAAGAAAGCAAAGTAGTTTTTGAATACATCGAAAACGAAAATTTTCTTCAGGATTCTTTTGGCTTACCCGAGCTGTTATCTAAACCGGTAATTGCTTCAGAGCCGGTAATCTTGCGTACCCTGCTAAAAGACCAGAAAGAACCTGCCCAAAAAGGTTTTCGGAACACCATACGCCGGTATTACCGCGCCGCCACTGCTTTGGTTATTGGCGGGGTAGTGGTTACGGGCTTGTACTTGCTTTCGGTACAAACCGATTATAATGTAAGCGCCATTAACCCCATAACTCTTTTTCAATCAGATAGCGCCGAAGGCTTTGCGACAGTAAACCCCGAAAGAGCTGATAACCCAATTGCAAAGAACCAGGTTACTGTGGAAGTTCAGCCCTTGGATGAATTGGAAGCAGAGGAGATTGGTGACCTGGCGGCCGATAGTAGCATCTTGATTACATCAGCGGATTTAGATAAAAATTTAAAAAATGAGAGCGCAGCGGATGAGGTAACTTCCGAAAGTTCTTTTTCCGGTAAAGAAGCAGAAGCCGGCAAAAAAAGTTTTAATGTTGCTAATCCTAAAAAGTTAACCATTGCCCCCGGCGAAGCAGTGTTGATTTCGGCTAAAGCTAATCCGGTTAAAACAAATCCAGCTAAACCGGCTACACCAAAACCAGTGGCAGGTTCGCCTGCCGTGGTGCGAACCAAACCAACCCCCAGCACAGAAAAGAAAGAGATAAAACGGAACTTCTCTGCCGAAGAAATTAATGCGGCATTATCCGCCGGTAAAACCCGGATTAATCCCGAATCGACGAACACCAAAACGGCAGCGGGTGCTCTACATGTAACCCATGATAAAGAAGTAACCGCCACCAATAAAGCAGCAACTGGCGAAAATGCTTCTTCTGGTAAAAGCACTACAATTAAACCAAGCGCAGAGCGTTTTTACGTTATTGTAAACGGGTATTCTACCTACGAAGGAGCAGAGCGGAACCGGCAAATACTGGCGAAGAAAGGTAGACCCGGCCAAGTTTTAGCCCCAGCCGGAGATGGTAAATTATACCGTATTGCCATAGCTGAATATAAAACGCGGGAACAGGCTTTACAAAACTTACCGGAATTAAAAAATAAATACGGAAATACAATCTGGATACTTAAACGTTAA
- a CDS encoding MotA/TolQ/ExbB proton channel family protein, with product MNSFLLQITTTAPDSLNNVAAAASTSDPDLSLIELLFKGGWVMIPILILSLISIYIMAERYIAIKRASQNPDSFMNQVKGLILRHDLQGALMLCSQTRTPIARMIEKGIKRIGQPLKDIETAIENVGKLEVTKLEKNISILGIIAGIAPMLGFIGTIIGVIKIFYAISASGDFGIAQISGGLYTKMVTSAAGLIVGIIAHVGYHYLSLMVDRVVFKMENNAIEFTDLLQEN from the coding sequence ATGAATTCTTTTCTTTTACAAATTACCACCACTGCTCCCGATTCTTTAAACAATGTAGCCGCTGCGGCTTCCACTTCGGATCCTGATTTATCACTAATCGAACTGCTATTTAAAGGCGGATGGGTAATGATTCCCATCTTAATTCTATCGCTTATTTCGATTTACATTATGGCGGAGCGGTACATCGCCATAAAACGGGCCTCGCAGAATCCGGACTCATTCATGAACCAGGTAAAAGGGTTAATTCTGCGCCACGATTTGCAGGGAGCCTTAATGCTGTGCAGCCAAACCCGCACGCCCATTGCCCGCATGATAGAAAAAGGGATTAAACGCATTGGTCAACCCTTAAAAGATATTGAAACTGCCATCGAAAATGTGGGTAAACTAGAGGTAACTAAGCTGGAAAAAAACATCAGCATTTTAGGGATTATTGCCGGTATTGCCCCCATGTTGGGTTTTATCGGAACCATTATTGGGGTAATTAAAATATTTTATGCCATCTCGGCTTCCGGCGATTTTGGAATTGCCCAGATTTCGGGTGGTTTATACACGAAAATGGTAACCTCGGCGGCCGGCTTAATTGTGGGTATTATTGCGCACGTAGGGTATCATTATTTAAGTTTAATGGTAGATCGGGTAGTGTTTAAAATGGAAAACAACGCTATTGAATTTACCGACTTATTACAGGAGAACTAA
- a CDS encoding ExbD/TolR family protein: MQLRGRRRVTSHVETGSMNDIMFFLMLFFLIVSTMVNPNVIKLLLPSANSGKAVAKQQINLSVNDKGEYFINKNQISPENLEQELGAVVAGIDEPTVVLRVDATLNVQTLVDILEVGNKLKIKMIMATQTPKA; this comes from the coding sequence ATGCAATTACGCGGCCGTAGAAGGGTAACATCGCACGTAGAAACCGGTTCGATGAACGACATCATGTTTTTTTTGATGTTGTTTTTCTTAATTGTTTCTACGATGGTTAACCCCAACGTAATTAAATTATTACTGCCTAGCGCCAACAGCGGCAAAGCCGTTGCCAAGCAGCAAATAAACTTATCGGTGAACGATAAAGGCGAATACTTTATTAATAAAAATCAGATTTCACCCGAAAACCTGGAACAGGAATTGGGCGCTGTAGTAGCCGGGATAGATGAACCTACCGTAGTGTTGCGGGTAGATGCAACCTTAAACGTACAAACCTTAGTAGATATACTGGAGGTAGGTAATAAATTAAAAATTAAGATGATTATGGCGACTCAAACGCCGAAAGCTTGA
- a CDS encoding bifunctional folylpolyglutamate synthase/dihydrofolate synthase yields MTYPECLSYMYQHLPMFHRIGNIAFNKGLQNIQSLSAALGNPHHTFKSVHIAGTNGKGSSSNMLAAVLQQAGYKTGLYTSPHLKDFTERIKINGQDVPQDYVVAFVEKHQGLFAQIKPSFFEMTVALAFQYFADEKVDIAIIEVGLGGRLDSTNIITPLVSLITNISLDHQSLLGNDLPTIAAEKAGIIKPGVPVVVSKTQPEVVSVFQNKAELSRSTLLFADQQYTTTYLNQDLKHQFFRVTTNNQVIFEKLRLDLMGNYQQYNLPGVLATLDFLKILGFSLDESTISNGLAQVQKLTGFKGRWQILQEKPLTICDTGHNIDGIRQVIQQLNAIPTRQVHFVFGVVQDKDISEILKILPPQYHYYFCQAQIPRAMPVDELVKLAAEAGLKGESFSTVKEAVAIAKKNAVEDEIVFIGGSTFVVAEIEEL; encoded by the coding sequence ATGACCTATCCGGAATGTCTTTCTTATATGTACCAGCATTTGCCGATGTTTCACCGCATCGGCAATATTGCTTTTAATAAAGGCCTGCAAAACATTCAAAGTTTAAGCGCCGCTTTAGGTAATCCGCATCACACTTTTAAATCCGTACACATTGCCGGCACCAACGGCAAAGGCAGTTCCAGTAATATGCTGGCGGCGGTTTTGCAACAAGCCGGTTACAAAACTGGCTTGTACACCTCGCCCCATTTAAAAGATTTTACCGAACGGATTAAAATTAACGGCCAAGATGTTCCGCAGGATTACGTAGTAGCATTCGTCGAAAAACACCAAGGTTTATTCGCGCAAATTAAGCCGTCGTTTTTTGAAATGACAGTTGCCCTGGCTTTCCAATATTTCGCCGACGAAAAAGTAGATATCGCCATTATTGAAGTAGGCTTGGGCGGTCGTTTAGATTCTACTAACATTATTACCCCGCTGGTTTCCCTGATTACCAATATAAGCCTCGACCACCAAAGTTTACTAGGCAACGATTTACCCACTATTGCCGCGGAAAAAGCCGGTATCATAAAACCAGGTGTACCGGTGGTGGTAAGTAAAACCCAGCCCGAAGTAGTCAGCGTATTCCAAAACAAAGCAGAGTTATCACGATCAACCTTATTATTTGCAGATCAGCAATATACTACAACTTACTTAAATCAAGACTTAAAGCATCAATTCTTTCGGGTAACTACAAACAATCAGGTAATTTTCGAAAAATTAAGGCTCGATTTAATGGGGAACTACCAGCAATATAATTTGCCCGGGGTTTTAGCGACATTAGATTTTTTAAAAATTCTTGGCTTTTCTTTAGATGAAAGTACGATAAGTAATGGGTTAGCTCAAGTTCAAAAACTTACTGGCTTTAAAGGCCGCTGGCAAATTTTACAGGAAAAGCCGCTTACCATTTGCGATACTGGCCATAATATAGATGGCATCCGGCAGGTAATTCAGCAACTAAATGCTATACCTACCCGCCAGGTACATTTCGTATTCGGTGTAGTGCAGGACAAGGATATTAGTGAAATTTTAAAAATTTTACCTCCGCAGTACCATTATTACTTTTGTCAGGCTCAAATTCCACGAGCTATGCCTGTAGATGAATTAGTGAAATTGGCGGCAGAAGCTGGCTTAAAAGGGGAATCTTTTAGTACGGTAAAGGAAGCGGTAGCTATAGCCAAAAAAAATGCAGTTGAAGATGAAATTGTGTTTATTGGCGGTAGTACCTTTGTGGTGGCAGAAATTGAAGAATTATAA
- the trmB gene encoding tRNA (guanosine(46)-N7)-methyltransferase TrmB, giving the protein MARSKLAKFKEIAESALVLETGKPIFEEIKGNWHFHYFKNNHPIILEVGCGKGDYTIGMANLFPNKNFIGVDIKGSRLWKGSRLAQEQGLTNVAFLRNFIEQIPDQFAPGEISEIWITFPDPRPKKGDEKKRLTSARYLNMYESLLNPGSLIHFKTDDLDLFEYTLEILQMREAKNLKFSFDLYTSDLQHHTLGIQTTYEKRFLAEGKTIKYLQYTT; this is encoded by the coding sequence ATGGCCCGATCGAAATTAGCAAAATTTAAAGAAATTGCCGAAAGCGCTTTAGTACTGGAAACAGGCAAACCCATTTTTGAAGAAATAAAAGGCAATTGGCATTTCCACTATTTTAAAAATAATCATCCCATTATTCTGGAAGTTGGTTGCGGAAAAGGCGATTACACCATTGGCATGGCCAATTTATTCCCCAACAAAAACTTTATCGGGGTAGATATTAAAGGGTCCCGGTTATGGAAGGGGAGCCGGTTAGCCCAGGAGCAAGGCTTAACAAACGTGGCATTTTTACGCAACTTTATCGAGCAAATACCGGATCAGTTTGCACCAGGAGAAATCAGCGAAATCTGGATTACCTTCCCGGACCCGCGGCCCAAGAAAGGTGATGAGAAAAAAAGATTAACGTCTGCCCGTTATTTAAACATGTATGAGTCTTTGCTAAACCCGGGCAGCCTTATTCATTTTAAAACCGATGATTTGGATTTATTTGAATATACCTTAGAAATATTGCAGATGCGGGAAGCTAAAAATTTAAAATTTAGTTTTGATTTATATACTTCTGATTTGCAGCATCATACCCTAGGGATACAAACTACTTACGAAAAACGCTTTTTAGCCGAAGGTAAAACGATAAAGTATCTGCAATATACTACTTAG
- the trpF gene encoding phosphoribosylanthranilate isomerase, producing MALITSVIVNGINNLSDARYCAGMGVDMMGFNLDDSQPGYVSAQDFKDIAGWVSGVKLVGEFTKTAVEDINELVDACGLDYVQLNKQYLIDEIQQIKCPVIQRARFTKDTIESELVEEMHLYKDHVAYFIIFSDDYNTIDDTNIRFLQDLARDFKVLIGFGIGKENVTEVIQQINPAGIGLRGGQEIKPGLKDYDTLQEIFEVLEEA from the coding sequence ATGGCTTTAATCACCTCGGTAATAGTTAATGGCATTAATAATTTAAGCGACGCCCGTTATTGTGCTGGCATGGGAGTAGATATGATGGGTTTTAACCTAGACGATTCACAGCCGGGTTACGTAAGCGCGCAAGATTTTAAGGATATTGCGGGCTGGGTATCCGGCGTAAAATTAGTAGGAGAATTTACAAAAACGGCCGTAGAGGATATAAATGAGTTAGTAGATGCTTGTGGTTTAGACTACGTGCAGTTGAATAAACAATATTTAATTGACGAAATTCAGCAGATTAAGTGCCCGGTTATTCAGCGTGCCCGTTTTACCAAAGATACCATCGAAAGCGAGTTGGTGGAAGAAATGCACTTGTACAAAGATCACGTAGCTTATTTCATCATTTTCTCCGACGATTATAATACCATCGACGATACCAATATTCGCTTTTTGCAAGATTTAGCCCGCGATTTTAAAGTATTAATTGGCTTTGGCATCGGCAAAGAAAATGTAACCGAAGTTATTCAGCAAATAAACCCGGCAGGTATTGGCTTACGAGGCGGTCAGGAAATTAAACCCGGTTTAAAAGATTATGATACTCTACAAGAGATTTTTGAAGTTCTCGAAGAGGCTTGA
- the mnmA gene encoding tRNA 2-thiouridine(34) synthase MnmA, whose amino-acid sequence MSKLGRVLVAMSGGIDSSVAAVMLHEQGYEVVGMTMKTWDYASAGGNKKETGCCSLDSINDARNIAVSLGFPHYIIDIREEFGDYVINHFTDEYIAGRTPNPCVLCNTHIKWDSLLRRADKLGCDFIATGHYANIRNENNRYVISKGLDENKDQSYALWGISQESLSRTIFPLGNLRKTQIREMAVERGFLELVQKPESYEICFIPDNDYRGFLKRRVPELQTEVAGGEFVLEDGTVVGKHEGYPFYTIGQRKGLGIALGFPAYVTKIEKDKNRVILGNYDDLAKNAMRVGKLTLSKYPDLIDKPTASVTKVRYNDPGTESIITQVGDKMEVQFTRGVHAIAPGQAAVFYEGNDVIGGGWIEASYNV is encoded by the coding sequence ATGAGTAAATTAGGAAGGGTTTTAGTGGCAATGAGCGGGGGTATCGATTCGTCGGTTGCCGCAGTAATGCTGCACGAGCAAGGATACGAAGTAGTAGGCATGACCATGAAAACCTGGGATTATGCCTCCGCGGGCGGCAATAAAAAAGAAACGGGCTGCTGCAGCCTCGATTCGATAAATGATGCCCGTAACATTGCTGTTTCTTTGGGGTTTCCGCATTACATTATTGATATCCGGGAAGAGTTCGGGGATTACGTGATTAACCATTTTACCGATGAGTACATTGCGGGGCGTACCCCTAATCCCTGCGTACTATGCAACACCCACATTAAATGGGATTCGTTGTTGCGTCGGGCCGATAAATTGGGTTGTGATTTTATTGCCACGGGCCACTACGCGAACATCCGGAACGAAAACAACCGCTACGTTATTTCTAAAGGTTTAGACGAAAACAAAGATCAATCCTATGCTTTGTGGGGCATTTCGCAAGAAAGTTTAAGCCGAACGATTTTCCCGTTGGGTAATTTACGGAAAACCCAAATCCGGGAAATGGCCGTAGAAAGAGGCTTTCTGGAGCTGGTCCAAAAACCGGAATCCTACGAAATCTGCTTTATACCGGACAACGACTACCGGGGATTTTTAAAAAGACGGGTGCCTGAACTACAAACCGAAGTAGCCGGTGGCGAGTTTGTGTTGGAAGATGGTACTGTGGTAGGTAAGCACGAAGGCTATCCATTTTACACCATTGGGCAACGCAAAGGTTTAGGTATTGCTTTAGGTTTCCCGGCTTATGTTACTAAAATTGAAAAAGATAAGAATCGGGTTATTTTGGGCAACTACGACGATTTAGCCAAAAATGCGATGCGCGTTGGCAAGTTAACTTTAAGCAAATACCCGGATCTGATTGATAAACCAACCGCATCGGTAACCAAAGTTCGTTACAACGACCCAGGCACGGAATCTATCATCACGCAGGTAGGCGACAAAATGGAAGTACAATTTACTAGGGGCGTACACGCCATTGCTCCGGGCCAGGCTGCCGTATTTTACGAAGGTAATGATGTAATAGGTGGCGGCTGGATTGAAGCCAGTTACAACGTTTAA
- a CDS encoding S8 family serine peptidase yields MRVGLTIFILFLCSLTVRSQSGAGNDALYKHFVYFKDKANTPYSIQQPQQFLSVTAIQRRERYQIPILTRDLPVSPSYVAQLSQAGAKVWYTSRWFNGALIQCDTITLRKIKQLPFIRTSETVALRSSKKPQTSGQKQVEIQNFKKIEFQSGKNQSEFGEAYGQAKLIGVPEMHQAGFRGEGMRIAVFDGGFSGVNRVPAFAQLFRDNRIKATFDFVDKDTGVFEKDSHGTQVLSTMAANIRGAFVGTAPKAEYALFITEDVGREQRLEEINWLLAAEFADSAGVDIIQSSLGYNLFDKGETSYTYQDFNGDKAISTRAADFAAAAGMLVIVSAGNEGNDPWQYITAPADADSVLSIGATDSLGRRAVFSSIGPSYDGRIKPDLSGQGLLAAVINPAGNVIRANGTSFSAPIICGLAAGFWQANRQLSNVQVMDYLKLSGSQATNPDNRLGFGIPHYRRAQTLADQLEGNLNGEFRLYPNPVPVDENHFTIILPLAADQNTEFRLYNAVGQEVSQFSYQYGKVKSDRTFITFELKGMAPGIYHCVISGPNSSETIRFLKL; encoded by the coding sequence ATGCGCGTTGGGCTAACCATCTTTATTCTTTTTTTATGTTCTTTAACTGTCCGGAGCCAATCGGGTGCTGGTAACGATGCCCTTTATAAGCATTTTGTTTATTTTAAAGACAAAGCCAATACGCCTTACTCCATTCAGCAGCCGCAACAATTTTTATCTGTTACTGCCATACAGCGGCGAGAGCGCTACCAGATACCTATTTTAACCCGCGATTTACCTGTTTCGCCTAGTTATGTGGCTCAATTATCTCAAGCTGGCGCTAAAGTTTGGTATACCTCACGCTGGTTCAACGGGGCTTTAATCCAATGCGATACAATTACTTTGCGTAAAATTAAACAGCTGCCATTTATCAGAACCAGCGAAACTGTAGCGCTCCGGAGCAGTAAAAAACCGCAGACCAGCGGCCAGAAACAAGTAGAAATTCAAAATTTTAAAAAAATTGAATTTCAATCGGGTAAAAATCAATCGGAGTTTGGCGAAGCTTATGGTCAGGCGAAACTCATCGGGGTTCCCGAAATGCACCAAGCCGGTTTTAGAGGAGAAGGCATGCGCATTGCGGTATTTGATGGCGGGTTCTCCGGCGTTAACCGGGTGCCTGCTTTTGCGCAGCTATTCCGGGATAATAGGATTAAGGCTACTTTCGATTTTGTGGATAAAGATACCGGCGTTTTCGAAAAAGACAGCCACGGCACCCAAGTTTTATCCACAATGGCGGCTAATATACGGGGCGCTTTTGTGGGCACGGCACCCAAGGCTGAATATGCGTTATTTATAACCGAAGATGTTGGCCGGGAACAACGCCTGGAAGAAATTAACTGGCTGTTGGCCGCTGAATTTGCCGATAGCGCCGGGGTGGATATAATTCAGAGTTCGTTGGGTTATAATTTATTTGATAAGGGCGAAACCAGTTATACTTATCAGGATTTCAACGGCGATAAAGCCATTAGTACGCGTGCCGCCGATTTTGCGGCTGCTGCCGGGATGTTGGTTATAGTAAGCGCCGGCAACGAGGGCAACGATCCCTGGCAATACATTACCGCTCCTGCCGATGCCGATTCAGTTTTAAGTATTGGGGCAACGGATTCTTTGGGCCGGCGGGCGGTTTTTAGTTCCATTGGCCCATCTTACGATGGCCGAATTAAACCGGATTTATCGGGTCAGGGTTTGCTGGCAGCAGTCATTAATCCGGCTGGGAACGTAATCCGGGCGAACGGTACTTCTTTTTCAGCGCCTATTATTTGTGGCTTAGCGGCTGGTTTCTGGCAAGCGAACCGGCAACTTAGCAATGTGCAGGTAATGGATTATTTAAAATTATCGGGCAGCCAGGCCACGAACCCAGATAATCGGTTAGGTTTTGGCATACCTCATTATAGACGGGCACAAACTTTAGCCGATCAATTAGAAGGTAACTTAAACGGAGAATTTAGATTATACCCTAACCCCGTGCCGGTAGATGAGAACCATTTTACCATTATTTTGCCGCTCGCAGCCGACCAAAACACCGAGTTTCGCTTGTATAATGCCGTGGGCCAGGAGGTAAGCCAGTTTTCTTACCAATACGGCAAAGTAAAATCCGACCGGACATTTATCACGTTTGAACTAAAAGGAATGGCGCCCGGTATATACCATTGCGTTATTTCCGGCCCGAATAGCAGCGAAACCATCCGTTTTTTAAAATTATAA